A genomic stretch from Aedes albopictus strain Foshan chromosome 2, AalbF5, whole genome shotgun sequence includes:
- the LOC109398542 gene encoding RNA binding protein fox-1 homolog 2 produces the protein MSYTRVLLSCGSFCCSLSLQAAKPVTEVPAQPAILNAAAPLLKTPLSQAQQAYNAATYTAVAARAAYGAAAAAQPTVAGYATVAGYGREYADPYLGHGIGPVPGYGATMYRGTYNRFAPY, from the exons ATGAGTTATACACGTGTCCTTTTGTCATGTGGTTCTTTCTGTTGTTCGCTCTCTTTGCAGGCTGCCAAACCGGTGACGGAGGTACCCGCCCAACCGGCCATCCTGAAT GCCGCAGCCCCTCTGCTCAAGACACCCCTCTCGCAAGCCCAGCAAGCATACAATGCAGCGACCTACACGGCCGTGGCAGCTAGGGCCGCCTACGGAGCTGCAGCGGCAGCACAACCGACCGTAGCAGGCTACGCCACCGTTGCGGG ATACGGACGAGAATACGCCGATCCGTACCTTGGTCACGGAATTGGACCAGTTCCCGGTTACGGA GCAACCATGTATCGAGGAACGTACAACCGTTTCGCGCCATATTAG